From Weissella diestrammenae, a single genomic window includes:
- a CDS encoding JAB domain-containing protein — MKETIDRVMLKMQNHLVDLPQEECWVIYLSPQMTCLGKQCIAKGSLTAVNIHPRDVFRYAVAYNAYAILVIHNHPSGQYWPSTADRELARQLVLCGTIMQMPLQDFVIIARMGTYSFFNQKVLPKMTRKTILELWTLATNL; from the coding sequence ATGAAAGAAACGATTGATAGGGTGATGTTGAAAATGCAAAACCATTTAGTCGACTTACCACAAGAAGAATGCTGGGTTATCTATCTTAGTCCACAAATGACATGTTTGGGTAAACAATGTATTGCTAAAGGTAGTCTGACCGCTGTTAACATTCATCCAAGAGATGTTTTTCGGTATGCAGTTGCTTATAATGCTTATGCGATACTCGTCATTCATAATCACCCAAGTGGACAATATTGGCCATCAACAGCTGATCGAGAATTGGCGCGACAACTTGTATTGTGTGGCACCATTATGCAAATGCCATTACAGGATTTTGTGATTATTGCCAGAATGGGTACCTATAGCTTTTTTAATCAAAAGGTATTACCAAAAATGACACGAAAAACAATTTTAGAATTATGGACGCTGGCTACGAATTTGTGA
- the mreC gene encoding rod shape-determining protein MreC produces the protein MKKFFSSRRLVVAVIIAILTISVITVSSQAKQSQKEPSIPSRIISDITGWLSDVVSVPIGGVHNGFDSLGNLMNTYSENQKMSARVDELAQAKVQLQVLKAENKALKDQIEINTTLTDYSIVSASVISRSPVNWQSQLIINRGSNAGVQKGMPVMGSGGLIGRIAQVNTTSAKVELLSDNSQLTDRFAIRATNSDGQVVDGIITGFDQSKNEIVMADITSDVKLKKGDLVTTSGLGGVTPAGLYVGKVSSVEANDYGLSKKIYIKPSTDFNNIPVVSVAIPK, from the coding sequence ATGAAAAAATTTTTTTCATCACGACGACTGGTAGTGGCAGTTATTATCGCAATTTTGACCATTAGTGTCATTACGGTTAGTTCGCAGGCAAAACAGTCTCAAAAAGAGCCGTCGATTCCAAGTCGAATTATAAGTGATATTACTGGTTGGTTGTCCGATGTCGTTTCTGTGCCGATTGGTGGAGTGCATAATGGCTTTGATAGCTTAGGAAATTTGATGAACACGTATTCTGAAAATCAAAAGATGAGTGCACGTGTTGATGAACTGGCGCAAGCTAAGGTACAATTACAAGTTTTAAAGGCTGAGAACAAAGCATTAAAAGATCAAATAGAAATTAATACGACTTTGACCGATTATTCAATTGTGAGTGCGTCAGTCATTTCTCGTTCCCCTGTCAATTGGCAGTCACAATTGATTATTAACAGGGGTAGCAATGCGGGTGTCCAAAAAGGAATGCCAGTCATGGGTTCAGGCGGATTAATTGGACGTATTGCACAAGTGAATACGACGAGTGCGAAAGTTGAATTATTATCTGATAATAGCCAATTGACTGATCGCTTTGCGATTCGCGCAACAAATTCAGATGGGCAAGTGGTCGACGGTATTATCACCGGTTTTGACCAATCGAAGAATGAAATCGTTATGGCCGATATCACTTCAGATGTTAAGTTAAAGAAGGGTGACCTCGTTACGACGTCTGGTTTGGGTGGCGTCACACCGGCTGGGCTTTACGTCGGAAAGGTGAGTTCTGTTGAGGCTAACGACTATGGTCTATCGAAAAAAATTTACATTAAACCATCAACTGATTTTAATAATATTCCGGTAGTATCAGTAGCTATCCCTAAATAA
- a CDS encoding 5'-methylthioadenosine/adenosylhomocysteine nucleosidase, with translation MRYGIINAEQTEMTALVAAMVDDHVSTIAGKVFHHGKIGHVDVVVVNGGIGKVAAALTTTLLITNFGVDRLINSGSAGALDDHLQVGDIVIAQSLAYFDADAQTFGYTFGQVPQQPARFITDVELSEGLGRAYQSEQAKVVHGLIVSGDTFIDSQEKRMAIKQHFSDGLSGEMEGAAVAQIAHHFDVPFTVVRAISDNANGDAGVSYDEFVIQAGQQSAQVLIDFFNQK, from the coding sequence ATGCGTTATGGAATAATTAATGCTGAGCAAACTGAGATGACAGCCTTAGTTGCAGCGATGGTAGATGATCATGTTTCGACAATTGCGGGGAAAGTATTTCATCATGGGAAAATTGGTCATGTTGATGTGGTTGTGGTGAATGGTGGCATTGGTAAGGTGGCGGCAGCCCTAACGACAACTTTGTTGATTACCAATTTTGGCGTGGATCGTTTAATTAATTCTGGGTCAGCTGGTGCGTTAGATGATCATTTACAGGTTGGGGATATCGTTATTGCGCAGTCATTAGCATATTTTGATGCAGATGCGCAAACTTTCGGATATACTTTTGGACAAGTACCACAACAGCCTGCCCGTTTTATAACAGATGTTGAATTATCAGAAGGATTAGGCCGAGCTTACCAGAGTGAACAAGCAAAGGTAGTCCATGGGCTTATTGTTTCAGGTGACACATTTATTGATTCACAAGAAAAGCGCATGGCCATTAAACAACATTTCTCCGATGGCCTATCAGGTGAAATGGAGGGCGCAGCTGTCGCACAAATCGCCCATCATTTTGATGTGCCATTTACAGTTGTCCGCGCAATTTCAGATAATGCTAACGGAGATGCGGGTGTCTCATACGATGAATTTGTGATTCAGGCAGGACAGCAGTCTGCTCAAGTACTGATTGATTTTTTCAATCAGAAATGA
- a CDS encoding alpha/beta fold hydrolase, whose product MPEVKRKWLDVVVMGLVIMVALLPIGVEAYYNYQVEDGLIRNAKLVPTLLVPGSSASQNRFDTLVSELDQHRRKHSVIKVTVSKTSLVSIRGKLKRDDHHPYVVVAFQDNADGYDNIKKQAQWLDLALKKLQNKYNFGAINAIGHSNGGLILTRYLEKYHHEKQFNVKKLMTIGTPYNGDEENWETQTMMLKDLIANNTHLPEKMTVFSVGGADVDTSDGIVPFQSVAKGRQIYQNQVAHYTLIMVTGEDADHSALPQNDEIIDLIQQFILTNK is encoded by the coding sequence ATGCCAGAAGTGAAGCGAAAATGGTTAGATGTAGTGGTGATGGGGCTAGTAATAATGGTTGCCTTATTGCCGATTGGTGTTGAAGCCTATTACAACTATCAAGTTGAGGATGGATTAATTCGAAATGCTAAGTTAGTGCCGACATTATTGGTGCCAGGTTCATCGGCATCACAAAATCGATTTGATACATTGGTGTCTGAATTAGACCAACATCGGAGAAAACATAGTGTGATTAAAGTAACTGTTAGCAAAACGAGTTTGGTTTCAATTCGTGGTAAGTTAAAACGCGATGATCATCATCCATATGTTGTTGTGGCATTTCAAGATAATGCTGATGGTTACGACAATATTAAAAAGCAAGCACAATGGTTGGATCTAGCACTAAAAAAATTACAGAATAAATATAATTTTGGCGCAATTAATGCAATTGGGCATTCAAATGGTGGGTTAATTTTAACCCGGTACCTTGAAAAGTATCATCACGAAAAACAGTTTAACGTCAAGAAATTAATGACAATCGGGACGCCATATAATGGGGATGAAGAAAATTGGGAGACGCAAACGATGATGTTGAAAGATCTGATTGCCAACAATACGCACTTGCCAGAAAAAATGACAGTTTTTAGTGTTGGTGGAGCTGATGTCGATACTAGTGATGGGATTGTACCTTTTCAAAGTGTTGCAAAGGGTCGGCAAATTTATCAGAATCAGGTGGCACATTACACATTAATTATGGTGACAGGCGAAGATGCTGATCATTCGGCACTACCCCAAAATGATGAGATTATAGACTTGATTCAGCAGTTTATCCTAACGAATAAATAA
- a CDS encoding rod shape-determining protein, which produces MFSFGTRNVGIDLGTANTLVYIEGKGIVLREPTVVARNTKTNEVVAVGAAAKDMLGRTPESIKAIRPMRDGVIADYDTTVEMLKHYLGTALAGRGSKPYVTIGVPSGVTAVEKRAVIDAARVAGARDAYVIEEPFAAAVGAGLPVMEPMGSMVVDMGGGTTDVATISLGGIVSSRSIRMAGDKLDEAIASYIRQKYSVLIGEQTAERLKVEIGSADVEAAKDMAGTTARGRDLVTGLPKTIEVTAVDVATAIKDVIAEIIMAIKETLEETSPEIAADVIDHGIVLTGGGALLQHIDEAIAEATKVPVFIAPEPLEAVAIGTGEALKSIDVLKNN; this is translated from the coding sequence GTGTTTTCATTTGGAACTCGAAATGTGGGAATTGATTTAGGAACAGCCAATACACTTGTCTATATTGAAGGTAAGGGTATTGTGTTACGCGAACCGACTGTTGTTGCACGTAATACGAAGACCAACGAAGTCGTTGCAGTAGGTGCAGCAGCTAAGGATATGTTAGGACGGACGCCTGAATCAATTAAGGCAATTCGGCCAATGCGAGACGGTGTAATCGCCGATTATGACACAACGGTAGAGATGTTAAAGCACTACTTAGGTACAGCATTAGCTGGACGTGGGTCAAAGCCATATGTCACAATTGGTGTACCTTCAGGTGTGACAGCTGTTGAAAAGCGTGCCGTAATTGATGCGGCTCGTGTGGCGGGTGCAAGAGATGCATACGTTATTGAAGAACCATTTGCAGCGGCTGTTGGTGCTGGATTGCCAGTCATGGAGCCTATGGGATCAATGGTTGTTGATATGGGTGGTGGTACTACTGATGTTGCAACTATTTCGCTTGGCGGAATTGTTTCATCACGTTCAATTCGAATGGCAGGCGATAAATTAGACGAAGCCATTGCATCATATATTCGACAAAAATACTCAGTATTAATTGGAGAACAAACGGCTGAGCGATTAAAGGTCGAGATTGGTTCAGCTGATGTTGAGGCAGCAAAAGATATGGCAGGTACGACAGCACGTGGTCGTGACTTAGTGACTGGATTACCAAAGACAATTGAAGTCACAGCCGTGGATGTTGCCACTGCGATCAAAGATGTCATCGCTGAAATTATTATGGCAATTAAAGAAACCTTGGAAGAAACATCACCAGAAATTGCAGCTGATGTGATTGACCATGGTATTGTCTTAACGGGTGGTGGTGCACTATTGCAACATATTGACGAAGCAATTGCCGAAGCAACTAAGGTACCAGTGTTCATTGCGCCTGAACCATTAGAGGCAGTTGCAATTGGCACTGGAGAAGCATTAAAGTCAATTGATGTTTTAAAGAATAATTAA
- a CDS encoding DegV family protein, with translation MEKIAVLVDSSSNVTQSEQAALNMYAVNAPILVGERVYHENVDWQTQTDFFKFQSQTQQPLTTSQVEIGAWLEKFAEIAADGYTDVIVVTISSGISGTFSTVESLSATVDSIHIHAWDSRIAAAGAGNQARLAAYLAQSGAHLNHIFEQLTRLRDSTHVLFVVDDVKHLKRTGRISNSAAFLGTMMNIKPMLTFNPLGQIIAIDKVRQMKRAWVRIQQRFVEEIDNQDQIRISIIDANNPEIADEWAATMRQKYENFAIERGPIGAFIGVHTGEKALGFIWALDWQKLI, from the coding sequence ATGGAAAAAATTGCGGTTTTAGTTGATAGCTCTAGTAATGTGACACAAAGTGAGCAAGCGGCATTAAACATGTATGCAGTGAATGCGCCAATTTTAGTTGGGGAACGTGTGTATCATGAAAATGTTGATTGGCAAACACAAACTGATTTTTTTAAATTTCAATCACAAACGCAACAACCATTAACCACGTCACAAGTCGAGATTGGTGCTTGGTTGGAAAAGTTTGCTGAAATCGCAGCAGATGGCTATACAGATGTGATAGTAGTGACGATTTCGAGTGGTATTTCCGGGACATTCTCTACCGTAGAGAGTTTGAGCGCAACGGTAGATAGTATTCATATACACGCATGGGATTCGCGGATTGCTGCAGCTGGAGCAGGTAATCAAGCCCGTCTTGCTGCTTATTTAGCACAGTCAGGTGCTCATTTAAATCATATTTTTGAACAATTGACTCGTCTACGTGATAGTACACACGTCTTGTTTGTAGTTGATGATGTGAAGCATCTCAAGCGAACGGGGAGAATTTCAAATAGTGCTGCTTTTTTAGGAACAATGATGAATATTAAGCCAATGCTCACTTTTAATCCCCTTGGTCAAATTATCGCAATTGATAAGGTGCGACAAATGAAGCGTGCATGGGTGCGTATCCAACAACGCTTTGTAGAAGAAATAGACAACCAAGATCAAATCCGCATATCAATTATTGATGCCAATAATCCTGAAATCGCGGATGAGTGGGCAGCAACGATGCGTCAAAAGTATGAGAATTTTGCGATTGAAAGAGGACCAATTGGGGCATTCATCGGTGTGCATACTGGCGAAAAAGCTTTGGGTTTCATCTGGGCGCTTGATTGGCAGAAATTAATTTAA